Proteins from a single region of Mytilus trossulus isolate FHL-02 chromosome 2, PNRI_Mtr1.1.1.hap1, whole genome shotgun sequence:
- the LOC134705319 gene encoding coagulation factor XII-like: MGPEHANYCRAPDNDTRVWCMTTNITTPWEYCDVSECVTSTTEITTNEITVVETTAAMTTKITSAQETTTLDTLTTKTIPQTYVQTTNQSPPPTNTIYTTTNCSGSYICPCGSRAIYWMQFNQANLTQAEKLAILDEEKARLRKILIVDKTILTSYIRARTSAEDKRPSAKSIGLVGALILVSFGVIIVLSDLMSCLPKLYHHFKTRH; encoded by the exons ATGGGCCCTGAACATGCAAATTACTGCAGAGCTCCAGATAATGACACACGAGTGTGGTGCATGACAACAAACATCACTACTCCATGGGAGTATTGTGATGTATCAGAATGTG TTACGAGCACGACGGAAATCACAACAAACGAAATAACAGTTGTAGAGACGACAGCTGCCATGACAACCAAAATAACAAGTGCACAAGAAACCACAACACTTGATACCCTGACAACCAAAACAATACCACAAACTTATGTGCAAACAACAAATCAAAGTCCGCCACcaacaaatacaatatacacAACAACCAATTGCAGTGGTAGTTATATTTGTCCATGTGGAAGCAGAGCAATTTATTGGATGCAATTCAATCAAGCTAATTTAACACAAGCAGAAAAGTTAGCAATTTTAGACGAAGAAAAAGCACGACTACGGAAAATTTTGATAGTTGATAAAACTATATTGACCTCGTATATACGTGCTCGAACAAGTGCCGAGGATAAACGACCAAGCGCTAAGTCAATAGGCCTTGTTGGAGCCCTCATCTTAGTTAGTTTTGGTGTTATTATTGTGTTATCGGACCTTATGTCATGTTTACCAAAACTATACCATCATTTCAAAACCCGTcactaa
- the LOC134707759 gene encoding innexin unc-9-like, giving the protein MIFNFYKPTVNYGSWADRFSSTWTFLLLLILALLTVCRHYKGPNFICKTPPEFSRHLNDFTDESCWLSRQILPSESLLQGSLSGSGDLNMMVVMDDKDSANEDSRRTLYQWLPLILFLQALLFLLPDIILRICESSFGFGCQKLSKMIQDYRQYSADDRKYLAIEIGSYLHQEFSERLLRILPFGILTVLLAFVKLLFFVNAATQLIILEGYLSPQNVTSYGQYVFESIINTNYSTIAYSPVFPREVLCNRKFLQVSNVQSYMFQCLVPVNEFNEQICFFVWIWLLVVCIAAGTSGMLFLVKSLLPMVRQRYIKKYLSMSNISVTSAEVSSFSGTTIGQDGIIVLKMIGDISSDILVKDIVIQIWNIHKSKELQNMVSVQQTPSFQEHITGSASGGQHMTNLTPAASPEMIAMEKTGV; this is encoded by the exons atgattttcaacttttacaaaCCAACGGTTAACTACGGAAGCTGGGCTGACAGATTTAGCAGTACTTGGACTTTTCTACTTCTGTTGATATTAGCACTTCTGACTGTGTGTCGCCACTACAAAGGAccaaattttatttgcaaaacacCACCTGAATTTTCACGACATTTGAACGACTTTACTGACGAGTCATGTTGGTTATCCAGACAAATTTTACCATCTGAATCATTATTACAAGGATCTCTCTCAGGTTCAGGAGATCTAAATATGATGGTAGTAATGGATGACAAGGACAGTGCAAACGAAGACAGCAGACGAACCCTGTACCAGTGGCTTCCATTAATTTTATTCCTGCAggcacttttgtttttgttacccGACATCATTTTAAGGATTTGTGAGTCAAGTTTTGGGTTTGGATGCCAGAAGCTTTcaaaaatgatacaagactacAGGCAATATTCTGCAGACGACCGAAAATATTTGGCAATAGAGATAGGGTCATATCTTCATCAAGAGTTTAGTGAACGTTTGCTTAGGATCCTAccttttggtattttaacaGTATTACTAGCCTTCGTGAAATTGTTGTTTTTCGTCAATGCAGCTACACAGTTGATCATTCTAGAGGGATATTTATCACCCCAAAATGTCACTTCTTATGGTCAATATGTATTCGAAAGTATAATCAACACCAATTATTCAACAATAGCGTATTCGCCTGTATTTCCACGAGAGGTATTGTGTAACCGTAAATTTCTTCAAGTGTCGAATGTGCAGTCGTACATGTTTCAGTGTCTAGTACCGGTCAATGAATTTAACGAACAAATCTGTTTCTTTGTTTGGATCTGGCTTCTGGTAGTTTGTATAGCGGCCGGTACCAGTGGGATGTTGTTCCTTGTAAAGTCATTATTACCTATGGTGAGACAAAG atacatTAAGAAGTACCTGAGTAtgtcaaatatttctgtcaCGTCAGCTGAGGTCAGTTCTTTCAGTGGTACTACGATAGGGCAAGATGGTatcatagttttaaaaatgatcGGCGATATATCATCTGATATCTTGGTAAAAGACATTGTCATTCAAATCTGGAATATTCATAAATCAAAGGAACTACAGAATATGGTATCAGTACAGCAAACGCCTTCGTTTCAAGAACATATCACCGGAAGTGCTTCGGGTGGTCAACACATGACCAACTTAACGCCTGCTGCTTCCCCTGAAATGATTGCGATGGAAAAAACTGGCGTGTAA